The following proteins are co-located in the Spea bombifrons isolate aSpeBom1 chromosome 3, aSpeBom1.2.pri, whole genome shotgun sequence genome:
- the CENPW gene encoding centromere protein W codes for MKCTAPRSSIKAVIKKQNPDLRMETNVDLLIHLNCLLFLQRLATESRLKAFEERSTSIKPEHIKAIAKMVLKKSKG; via the exons ATGAAATGTACGGCACCCCGTTCGTCTATAAAAGCCGTCATTAAGAAACAAAACCCCGACCTACGAATGGAAACCAATGTGGATTTACTG atTCATTTAAACTGCCTGCTGTTTCTTCAGAGGTTGGCCACTGAGTCGCGGTTAAAGGCATTCGAGGAAAGGTCCACATCAATAAAGCCGGAACATATCAAAGCAATCGCGAAG atggttttaaaaaaatccaaaggcTGA